Part of the candidate division WOR-3 bacterium genome, AGTCTCATGCGAGATTTGATGCCTGGTTTCATTGCCCAGAAATATTCCGAAGGAGTAAAATCCGGATTTTTTGAAGCGGCAGTCCTTTTTACCGACATATCAGGTTTCACAGAGATGACGTCAAAATTGATGGGCAGGGGCAAAGAAGGAATTGAAATACTCACCCTTACAATAAATGAAGTCTTCTCCCCCGCAATTTCAGTTGTCAGGACTTCAGGAGGATTTATTTCAGTTTTCGGAGGAGATGCATTTTACGCGATTTTTGGGTCGGAAAACGCAAATTTCCGTGAAAACGCAATATACGCAGGTCAAAGAATTGCTCAGATTTTCAGAGAACAAGGATTAAAAAAAACAAAGGGAGGGACTTTCTCCCTTTCCGTGAAAACAGGCATCTCCATTGGAGAAATTCAATGGGGTATAATAGAAAATCCTAGACAAAACTCCTACTACTTCAAAGGCAATCCAGTCGATCTTGCCGCTCAAGCTCAAAATCATTGCCCGAAGAATTCTGTATCAATTGACAAATCATTGAAACGTAGCCTTAAAAACTTTAAATTCAAAAAAATCAGACCTTTAGCTTACGCACCGCTTTTTACTATTAACACTCCCCGGGTATCACAAACCACTAAAAACTGTTCGGAACAGGTTTCAAAACTTTTCTTCCCCTCAAATCTGCTTGAAAGAAATCTGATGGGAGAATTCAGAGAAGTGGCAAGCGTTTTTATGTCGTTTATGGATACAGAGCTTGTAAAAGACAATATCTCAAGAGTAATAGACCTGGTTCACGAAACAGGAGGATATTTCAACAGGATAAGCTACGGAGACAAAGGAGGGTTTCTGCTCGTTTTCTACGGAGCTCCTGAAGGTAGAGAAATGCTCTGCGAAAGAGCTGTAAAGATGTCTCTTTCCGCTTCAGAAATTCCCCGTTTTTTGATTTGTACAGGCATATCTTTCGGCATGTGTTTCTCTGGATTTTCCGGAAGCGAAAAAAGAGCTGAATATACCTGTCAGGGTGAAAAGGTAAACCTCGCCGCGAGGCTGATGAGCTATAAATCCGAATACCTCCCGCCCCAGCCAAGAATACTGGTAGAAAATTCGATCTTTCAAAAACTGAAAGACGCGTACATTTTCGATAAAATCGGCGAATCGGTTTTGAAAGGGTTCAAAGACCCGATGCCAATATTTTCCTTGAGGGGTGAGGAAAAAAAGAAAATACCTGGAACTGATAAATCCGGATTTGTTGGAAGAGGACATCAACTATCAAAAAACCTGAAAATGCTCGAAGAAAATTTAAACAAAAACCATTTCGGGGGAATTGTCAAAATCGAGGGAGAAGCCGGCGTAGGAAAGAGTTTTTTCGTTTCTGAAATAAAGGAAAAGACCTCCTATATGCAATGGATTTCGATTTCTTGCGATCAAATTTACAGGTATTCGCTAAATCCGCTTAAACAGTTTTTGGGAGATTTTTTCATTTTCGACCAGACTCAATCCAACGAAGATAAAATATCGTCCATGAAAGGTAAAATAGAAAGTTTGTTTTCAGGCAAAGACGCTTTCAGCATATTTGAGATGGAAAAAATGCTCTATATTTTTTCTGATTTTCTGGGCATAAAATCCAAATCTTCCCCTTACGGGGATTTAGACTTAAAAAACAAAAAAGCCGAACTTTTCTATTTCATTAAATCAATCATAAAAAAAATGTCTTTACGTTCGCCACTTGTAATTTTCATCGACGACATCCATTGGATAGACACCGATACTCTTGAATTCATAAAAACACTCTGCAGAAATGTCGAAAATTACCCTTTCGCGGTTATCCTGACATCGAGGCCTTCGGTCGACGGCAACAGAATCGATTTATTTGAAGAGGAAGACTGCAAAAACATAAAACACCATTTCATTCACCTCGGACCGTTGAGCCAGGAAGATTCTTACGATCTGATAAAAAAATTTCTCAAACAAAAAAACATTCCTGGGTCTACACTCGAATTTGTCCAAAAAAAATCCGAAGGCAATCCTTTTTACATCAAACAGACTTTGAGCTTTCTCCTCGAGAACAATCTGCTCGATGAAAACTTCAGAATATCATACGGATCTGCCTTCATCCCTTCCGGAATCAGAGCTATATTGGTTTCGAGGTTTGACAAGTTCAATGAAGACCTAAAACAAACCGTAGTAAAAGCCTCTGTCCTCGGATTTGAATTTCAACTGGAGACGCTAAAAAAAATGAATCTGGAAAATGACCTGGTGAAATTGCTCACCGATGGTGAAAAAAACGGAATTTGGTCACCATCCAAAAAAGGTTTTTACGAATTCAGCCACTCTCTCATCAGAGAAACAGTATATGAAATGCAGCTTTTGACCGAGAGAAGAAAGTTGCACCTACAAGCGGCGACTATATATGAAGATTTAGAAAAGGATCAATCGGCTAAATACACGAGTATAATAGCCTACCATTACGACCTTGCTGAAGACAGGGATAATGCTCCCAAGTATTTAAAAAAAGCTCTGGAACTCGCCGAAAAGGCTTTCTCCAACTCCGATTCTCTAAGGTTTTGCGAAGCTCTCGACAAGTACCTTCCCGGCGGAAGTGAGAAAATACGGAATTGTTTGAGAAGAGTACAACTCTTGAAGCTTACGGGAAGCCTTAAAAGAGCCGAAGTTTTAGCTGAAAAAACGATCGTTGAAAGCGAAAAGGAAGATTTGCCGGATTTGACCATAAAGTGTCTTCTGGCGCTTTCGGAAATATCTCTGAAAAGATTCGAATTCGAAAAATCCTTTGAAGCTCTAAAAAAATCGGAAAAAATCCAAACCGTGGACGAAAACCTGAAAGCTTACATACATGAAGTTTTCGGAATTTATTTTCATGGAATTAACAACGAAGAAAAAGCTCTGCCGCACTTCAAAAGAGCTCTGAGCTTTTACAGAAGAACTAAAAACAAATCCGGCGAAGCAAAGGTTTTATCGAACATAGCCATACTGTGCGGCAGAGAAATCGGTTTTTCAAACGTTTTGACGTATCTTTTTGACGCCCAAAAAATTGCTGAAGAAACTGGAAATCTTTACGACCTTGAAATCATCTATTCGAGCATTGCCCTGACTTACACGGAATTGTATCTCGAACTGGAAAAAAGTTTAGAATTTTACCACAAAGCGATTGAAATCTCCCAAAAAATCGGAAACAAATCAACTCTTATGAACAACATAAACAACATGGCCAATGTTTACCTTGCTGTCTATCAACATACAAAAGCCGAACAATTGTACAGGGATTCACTGGATTTAGCTCTTGAAACAGGGCGCAGTCAGGGGATTTTCAACTCTCTTATGAACCTCTCAATTTTATACAAAGATTTGGGCGATTTTGACAGGTGCGTCGAACACATCGAAAAAGCTGAGTCATTGCTCAGTTTAGAATACAACAGAGACTTGTTGAAGGATGTTTTTACGCTGAAAACAGAGGTTTTATCCTTAAAGGGAGATTTCGTGAAAGCAGAAAA contains:
- a CDS encoding AAA family ATPase, whose amino-acid sequence is MPGFIAQKYSEGVKSGFFEAAVLFTDISGFTEMTSKLMGRGKEGIEILTLTINEVFSPAISVVRTSGGFISVFGGDAFYAIFGSENANFRENAIYAGQRIAQIFREQGLKKTKGGTFSLSVKTGISIGEIQWGIIENPRQNSYYFKGNPVDLAAQAQNHCPKNSVSIDKSLKRSLKNFKFKKIRPLAYAPLFTINTPRVSQTTKNCSEQVSKLFFPSNLLERNLMGEFREVASVFMSFMDTELVKDNISRVIDLVHETGGYFNRISYGDKGGFLLVFYGAPEGREMLCERAVKMSLSASEIPRFLICTGISFGMCFSGFSGSEKRAEYTCQGEKVNLAARLMSYKSEYLPPQPRILVENSIFQKLKDAYIFDKIGESVLKGFKDPMPIFSLRGEEKKKIPGTDKSGFVGRGHQLSKNLKMLEENLNKNHFGGIVKIEGEAGVGKSFFVSEIKEKTSYMQWISISCDQIYRYSLNPLKQFLGDFFIFDQTQSNEDKISSMKGKIESLFSGKDAFSIFEMEKMLYIFSDFLGIKSKSSPYGDLDLKNKKAELFYFIKSIIKKMSLRSPLVIFIDDIHWIDTDTLEFIKTLCRNVENYPFAVILTSRPSVDGNRIDLFEEEDCKNIKHHFIHLGPLSQEDSYDLIKKFLKQKNIPGSTLEFVQKKSEGNPFYIKQTLSFLLENNLLDENFRISYGSAFIPSGIRAILVSRFDKFNEDLKQTVVKASVLGFEFQLETLKKMNLENDLVKLLTDGEKNGIWSPSKKGFYEFSHSLIRETVYEMQLLTERRKLHLQAATIYEDLEKDQSAKYTSIIAYHYDLAEDRDNAPKYLKKALELAEKAFSNSDSLRFCEALDKYLPGGSEKIRNCLRRVQLLKLTGSLKRAEVLAEKTIVESEKEDLPDLTIKCLLALSEISLKRFEFEKSFEALKKSEKIQTVDENLKAYIHEVFGIYFHGINNEEKALPHFKRALSFYRRTKNKSGEAKVLSNIAILCGREIGFSNVLTYLFDAQKIAEETGNLYDLEIIYSSIALTYTELYLELEKSLEFYHKAIEISQKIGNKSTLMNNINNMANVYLAVYQHTKAEQLYRDSLDLALETGRSQGIFNSLMNLSILYKDLGDFDRCVEHIEKAESLLSLEYNRDLLKDVFTLKTEVLSLKGDFVKAEKNLDRIKDIEAETQSEDNLEELALLKMRISFLKNPDQETVKAMISSAKKINSLSSRARAFYSIWESTKSKDSAEEALKLYNEIIEMPPDVYQNFKSAEYLKIRNELERFLGKFTRPQEN